A genomic region of Oryza glaberrima chromosome 1, OglaRS2, whole genome shotgun sequence contains the following coding sequences:
- the LOC127753359 gene encoding uncharacterized protein LOC127753359 isoform X2 yields the protein MGGAYNLKLLAALSALVLLLAASRPFLPGLLEAALRAPVLPRDLLPLLPWPVAQPLLRRLALRGAADLLPSFVGVAREPGDGGARAAEWKGACFYDNRAWMEFHNGTDGGLGGGTLHLETNKAHSWTCIDLYVFATPYRVTWDYYFVGREHTLDFKEWESEAEYEYVKRKGVSIFLMPSGTIGTLRALWDVFPLFTNTQWGENSNLAFLKKHMGATFEERPKPWVSELNVDDIHSGDFLVLSKIRGRWGGFETLEKWVTGAYAGHTAVCLRDSEGKLWVGESGHENEQGEDIIAILPWEEWWDFEVKKDDSNPQIALLPLHPDLRAKFNETAAWEYAKSMDGKPYGYHNMIFSWIDTISDNYPPPLDAHVVASVMTMWNKLQPEYAANMWKEALNKRLGTKGLDLPEIIVESEKRGMTFDKLLTVPEQDKWVYTDGQSASCVAYVLMMYKEAGLFDPIASSIEVTEFTIKDAYSLNFFENNTTRLPVWCNKDDSVKLPFCQIKGRYRMELPGYNTMQPYPHMNERCPSLPPNYNRPRNC from the exons atgggagGAGCCTACAACCTCaagctcctcgccgccctctccgcgctcgtcctcctcctcgccgcctcgcgccccttCCTCCCGGGGCTCCTGGAGGCGGCCCTCCGCGCCCCCGTCCTCCCGCGcgacctcctccctctcctgccCTGGCCGGTGGCCcagccgctgctccgccgcctcgcgctgcgcggcgccgccgacctcctcccgTCCTTCGTCGGCGTCGCGCGGGAGCCAGGTGatggcggcgcccgcgccgccgagtGGAAGGGCGCCTGCTTCTACGATAACCGAGCGTGGATGGAGTTCCACAACGGGACTGATGGGGGCCTTGGAGGTGGTACGCTCCATCTTGAG ACAAACAAAGCTCATAGCTGGACTTGCATAGACCTTTATGTGTTTGCAACACCATATCGTGTTACATGGGATTACTACTTTGTAGGTCGTGAGCATACCCTTGATTTCAAAGAATGGGAAAGCGAGGCTGAATATGAATAT GTAAAACGCAAAGGAGTATCCATATTCCTGATGCCATCTGGAACAATTGGAACACTTAGAGCACTTTGGGATGTTTTCCCCCTGTTTACAAATACTCAATGGGGTGAGAATTCAAATCTTGCATTTCTAAAGAAGCATATGGGTGCAACCTTCGAGGAACGTCCGAAACCTTGGGTGTCAGAATTAAATGTTGACGATATCCACTCTGGAGATTTTTTGGTTTTATCAAAAATTCGTGGGCGCTGGGGTGGTTTTGAAACCCTAGAGAAGTGGGTTACTGGAGCTTATGCTGGCCATACCGCAGTTTGCCTCAGGGATTCTGAAGGAAAGCTTTGGGTTGGGGAATCTGGTCATGAGAATGAACAG GGAGAAGATATTATTGCTATCTTGCCATGGGAAGAATGGTGGGACTTTGAAGTAAAAAAGGATGATTCCAATCCTCAGATTGCATTACTACCTTTGCATCCAGATTTGCGTGCAAAATTTAATGAGACAGCAGCTTGGGAATATGCAAAAAGCATGGATGGAAAACCTTATGGGTACCACAATATGATTTTTAGTTGGATTGATACCATAAGCGACAACTATCCACCGCCATTAGATGCTCATGTG GTTGCCTCTGTTATGACTATGTGGAACAAACTTCAACCAGAGTATGCTGCCAACATGTGGAAAGAAGCCCTTAACAAACGGCTTGGAACTAAG GGTCTTGATCTACCTGAAATCATAGTGGAATCAGAGAAGCGTGGGATGACATTTGACAAATTGCTAACAGTTCCTGAGCAAGATAAGTGGGTCTATACTGATGGCCAGTCTGCTTCTTGTGTGGCTTACGTCCTTATGATGTACAAGGAGGCTGGACTCTTTGACCCAATTGCCAGCTCTATAGAAGTTACTGAATTCACC ATAAAAGATGCTTACAGCCTCAACTTTTTTGAGAACAATACGACACGGCTTCCCGTGTGGTGCAACAAAGACGACAGTGTCAAGCTCCCCTTCTGCCAAATAAAGGGCAGGTATCGAATGGAGTTGCCTGGATACAACACCATGCAGCCGTACCCTCACATGAATGAAAGATGTCCTTCTCTGCCTCCGAATTATAACAGACCGCGAAATTGCTGA